A genomic window from Acinetobacter lwoffii includes:
- a CDS encoding OmpW/AlkL family protein: MLKQAAIIALMGLSASAMAGQWQVKVGASSLAPSSDTEIAPGLVVEADQEYGFTPSVEYFFNDNISAELLLATPFNHDISLQGVGKVAKIKHLPPTITAKYNFKNATRFTPYIGVGGTAFIAWDEEGLAKDVKEEFGLAGQVGFNYQPADAKNWGVFADVRYADLSPEVTLDDADNTKFDLNIDPWVYTIGYSYKF, from the coding sequence ATGTTAAAGCAAGCTGCTATAATTGCATTAATGGGTCTTTCTGCATCTGCGATGGCAGGTCAATGGCAGGTGAAAGTCGGTGCCAGTTCTTTAGCACCATCAAGTGACACTGAAATTGCACCAGGTTTAGTCGTAGAAGCCGATCAGGAATATGGTTTTACGCCATCGGTTGAATACTTCTTTAATGACAATATCTCGGCAGAATTATTATTGGCTACCCCGTTTAACCATGACATTTCTCTTCAAGGTGTAGGTAAGGTGGCTAAGATCAAACATCTGCCACCCACAATTACCGCTAAATATAACTTTAAAAATGCAACACGCTTTACACCATATATTGGCGTAGGTGGCACAGCTTTTATTGCTTGGGATGAAGAAGGTCTGGCTAAAGACGTGAAAGAAGAGTTTGGTTTGGCAGGTCAAGTCGGCTTTAATTATCAGCCAGCCGATGCCAAAAACTGGGGAGTATTTGCTGACGTGCGCTATGCAGATTTGAGTCCTGAAGTGACTTTAGATGATGCTGATAATACTAAATTCGACTTGAATATTGATCCTTGGGTTTATACGATCGGTTATAGCTACAAGTTCTAA
- a CDS encoding lysozyme inhibitor LprI family protein, which yields MKFLSQGIVIFFSLLAGSAYAASFDCQKAETVTEKAICEHRLLNDADVKMSTSYHILRRMVPMGTRSVIQRDQVKWLQFRDRCQESVSCLSQVYNMRQQQIDLQFQRIYKLGPY from the coding sequence ATGAAGTTTTTAAGCCAAGGTATTGTGATCTTCTTCAGCCTGCTGGCAGGGTCTGCCTATGCGGCAAGTTTTGATTGTCAGAAAGCTGAAACCGTGACAGAGAAAGCGATTTGTGAACATCGTCTGCTCAATGATGCCGATGTCAAGATGAGCACCAGCTATCATATTTTGCGCCGTATGGTGCCTATGGGAACCCGCTCGGTGATCCAGCGCGATCAGGTGAAATGGCTACAGTTTCGTGACCGCTGTCAGGAATCTGTGTCTTGTCTGAGTCAGGTTTATAATATGCGCCAGCAGCAAATAGACCTGCAATTTCAACGTATTTATAAGCTTGGGCCTTATTAG
- the htpG gene encoding molecular chaperone HtpG, which yields MSESSAQKHSFQAEVAQLLHLVTHSLYSNPEIFLRELISNASDACDKLRFEGINHPEFYENDPDLRVRVSLDADNKTITISDNGIGLSEQEAIDNLGTIAKSGTKDFMSKLTGDQKADAQLIGQFGVGFYSGFIVADKITVESRRAGTDVSEGVRWISGGTGEFEVEQITKQGRGTDIILHLRDDALDYLQSYKVKQIINKYSDHISLPIQMQKEVWQEEEAAEGETSKGGQYVKTDEWEAINSASALWTRNKSEITEEQYVEFYKNLSHDFAAPLAWAHNRVEGSTEYTQLLYIPSKAPHDIFTRESKAGIKLYVKRVFIMDDADNLIPNYLRFVQGVVDSADLPLNVSRELLQESRDVKTIREGNTRRILTILDNLAKSEDEKDQANFKTFYQEFASVLKEGLGEDFSNRERILKLLRYATSNNDEVSTSLADYKARMKDGQKAIYYVTADSLNAAKNSPQLELFKKKGIEVLLMTERVDEWAMNFVNEFDGTPLQNVSKGAVDLGDLQDAEEKKALEEAAAQFKPVVDKLTDSLKDKTKEVRVTTRLVDSPACLVTGEGELSPQLIRMLKDAGQPVPDIKPILEINPEHPLVKKLDGSAQFDDLANVIFDQAVIAEGGLPENPAEYVKRINSLLLA from the coding sequence ATGAGCGAGTCTAGCGCACAAAAACATAGTTTCCAGGCTGAAGTGGCTCAGTTACTACATCTCGTGACCCATTCGCTTTATTCAAACCCTGAAATTTTCCTACGCGAATTGATCTCGAATGCCTCAGATGCATGCGACAAATTACGTTTTGAAGGGATTAACCATCCCGAATTTTATGAAAATGATCCGGATCTGCGCGTTCGTGTCAGTCTGGATGCAGACAATAAAACCATTACCATTTCAGATAACGGGATCGGCTTAAGCGAACAGGAAGCTATTGATAATTTAGGGACTATTGCCAAATCAGGCACCAAAGACTTTATGTCCAAACTGACCGGCGATCAAAAGGCTGATGCCCAGCTAATTGGCCAGTTTGGTGTCGGTTTCTATTCCGGTTTTATTGTGGCTGACAAGATCACGGTAGAGTCGCGTCGTGCTGGCACAGATGTCTCTGAAGGGGTGCGCTGGATCAGTGGCGGAACCGGTGAGTTCGAAGTTGAACAGATCACGAAACAAGGACGTGGTACCGATATTATTCTGCACTTACGTGACGATGCGCTGGATTATCTGCAAAGCTATAAAGTGAAGCAGATTATCAATAAATATTCAGACCACATCAGCCTGCCAATCCAGATGCAAAAAGAAGTCTGGCAGGAAGAAGAAGCGGCTGAAGGTGAAACATCTAAAGGTGGCCAGTATGTCAAAACCGATGAGTGGGAAGCCATTAACTCGGCCAGCGCATTATGGACTCGTAACAAGTCTGAAATCACTGAAGAGCAGTATGTCGAGTTCTACAAGAACTTAAGCCATGATTTCGCAGCGCCATTGGCCTGGGCGCATAACCGGGTTGAGGGCAGCACTGAATATACCCAGTTGTTATATATTCCAAGCAAAGCGCCACATGATATTTTCACCCGTGAATCCAAAGCGGGTATCAAACTGTATGTGAAACGTGTGTTCATTATGGATGATGCAGATAACCTGATTCCAAACTACCTGCGCTTTGTGCAAGGTGTGGTGGACAGTGCCGATCTGCCATTGAACGTCAGTCGCGAGTTATTACAAGAAAGCCGTGATGTAAAAACCATCCGTGAAGGCAATACCCGCCGTATCCTGACCATTTTGGATAATCTGGCTAAATCTGAAGATGAAAAAGATCAGGCAAACTTCAAAACCTTCTATCAGGAATTTGCTTCAGTATTGAAAGAAGGTCTGGGTGAAGATTTCAGTAACCGTGAACGTATCTTGAAACTGCTGCGTTATGCAACATCAAACAATGACGAGGTCAGCACGTCATTGGCAGACTATAAAGCACGCATGAAAGACGGCCAGAAAGCCATTTATTATGTGACTGCAGATAGTCTGAATGCTGCGAAAAATTCACCGCAACTGGAACTGTTCAAGAAAAAAGGCATTGAAGTTCTGTTGATGACTGAACGCGTGGATGAATGGGCGATGAACTTCGTGAATGAGTTCGATGGTACGCCTTTGCAAAACGTGTCTAAGGGTGCAGTTGACTTAGGTGACCTTCAGGATGCCGAAGAGAAGAAAGCCCTTGAAGAAGCCGCAGCCCAGTTTAAACCGGTGGTGGATAAGCTGACGGATTCATTAAAAGACAAAACCAAAGAAGTGCGGGTGACGACGCGTCTGGTCGATTCTCCGGCTTGTCTGGTAACTGGAGAAGGTGAGTTGTCTCCACAACTGATTCGTATGCTGAAAGATGCAGGTCAGCCTGTGCCGGATATCAAGCCGATTCTGGAAATTAACCCAGAACATCCGTTGGTGAAAAAACTGGATGGCTCGGCGCAGTTTGATGATCTGGCCAATGTGATCTTCGACCAAGCGGTGATTGCAGAAGGTGGATTACCAGAAAATCCTGCTGAATATGTCAAGCGAATTAATAGCTTGTTGCTTGCTTAA
- a CDS encoding alpha/beta fold hydrolase produces METQVQWVDTTDQQCLCVKTYGQPEQTALVLVHGYPDHQAVWEPVIAHLSQDYFVVTYDVRGAGESSIPKKISDYRLARLSQDLEEVVNKVLPNRAFHLAAHDWGSIQSWESVTDPRFKGRILSYSTLSGPCLDHAAFWMREQFQQNKAKFLKQMSKSWYIAMFQLPLVAPLAWNFFNPQRWGKIVQQLERHDDLPLNPHIVKDGKYGVNLYRANFLPRLAQPRQRFAICPVQAIVLKYDQFVGPDLVDEMSKWVDDFSKVELAANHWAILSQPEQVAQLIDEFIQRKSADIH; encoded by the coding sequence ATGGAAACACAAGTGCAATGGGTCGATACCACGGATCAGCAGTGTCTCTGTGTCAAAACTTATGGACAACCCGAACAAACAGCCTTGGTACTGGTTCATGGCTATCCTGATCATCAAGCAGTTTGGGAGCCAGTCATTGCTCATTTGAGTCAGGATTATTTTGTGGTGACTTATGATGTCCGGGGCGCAGGGGAGTCCAGTATTCCCAAAAAAATCTCCGATTACCGCTTGGCCCGTTTAAGTCAGGATCTGGAAGAGGTGGTGAATAAGGTATTGCCGAATCGAGCTTTTCATCTGGCTGCGCATGACTGGGGCTCAATTCAGTCCTGGGAATCTGTCACCGATCCACGCTTTAAAGGGCGAATTCTGTCTTATAGCACCTTATCTGGGCCATGTCTGGATCATGCCGCTTTCTGGATGCGTGAACAGTTCCAGCAAAACAAAGCAAAATTTTTAAAGCAAATGAGCAAATCTTGGTATATCGCGATGTTTCAGTTGCCTTTAGTGGCGCCGTTGGCCTGGAATTTTTTTAATCCGCAGCGTTGGGGCAAGATCGTGCAGCAACTGGAAAGACACGATGATCTGCCACTCAACCCGCATATTGTCAAAGATGGCAAATATGGTGTGAACCTGTATCGGGCCAATTTTTTGCCACGCTTAGCTCAACCACGGCAGCGTTTTGCCATCTGTCCGGTACAGGCGATTGTGCTGAAATATGACCAGTTTGTCGGGCCAGATCTGGTTGATGAAATGTCAAAATGGGTGGATGATTTCTCGAAAGTAGAACTGGCTGCCAATCACTGGGCGATCCTGAGTCAACCGGAGCAAGTGGCTCAATTGATTGATGAGTTTATTCAGCGTAAATCTGCTGACATTCATTGA
- a CDS encoding DUF4442 domain-containing protein has protein sequence MSLFQKIQKLPLVSKFILNRYAPYRGAGIEINKIDFNNYHVRVKMPLTRKNQNIVGVHFGGSLYSMVDPFYMLLLMHHLGPKYLVWDKGASIQFLAPGRGTVVADIRISAEEITTIINLAADNAPVYRHYQLNIYDEAGVRIAEVEKTVYIRRKQSKGKINAPK, from the coding sequence ATGAGCCTATTCCAGAAAATTCAAAAACTGCCTCTGGTTTCAAAATTTATTCTGAACCGCTATGCCCCTTATCGTGGTGCAGGCATTGAAATTAATAAGATTGATTTTAATAATTATCACGTTCGGGTCAAAATGCCGCTGACCCGTAAGAACCAAAATATTGTCGGTGTGCATTTTGGTGGCAGCCTGTATTCGATGGTCGATCCCTTTTACATGTTATTGCTGATGCATCATTTGGGGCCGAAATATCTGGTCTGGGATAAAGGCGCCAGCATTCAGTTTTTGGCACCGGGTCGCGGCACAGTGGTGGCGGATATTCGGATTTCTGCTGAAGAAATTACCACGATTATCAATCTGGCGGCCGATAATGCGCCAGTGTATCGACATTATCAGCTGAATATTTATGATGAAGCCGGGGTCAGAATTGCTGAGGTAGAGAAAACGGTCTATATCCGGCGGAAACAGAGCAAAGGGAAAATTAACGCTCCTAAATAA
- a CDS encoding Na+/H+ antiporter family protein → MFAILAAIGVMFGLSLARVPVVFALVIGAVTGGLLAGLGLQGTLDAFNNGLGGGAKIALAYGILGAFALALARSGLPDLLAYKMISTLKGEADFKAQNRVKYLIFFTVAIAAVFSQNVIPVHIAFIPVLIPPLLIVFNHLQLDRRLVACLLTFGLVATYMLIPVGFGAIFLNDILGHNINTFGKPYGFEITYDQIPSAMVIPVIGMLVGLLIAIFFSYRKPRLYKDIHIEEQQSISAELGVEQNLKPEISKFTIWMAGLAVVATLAVQLYSDSMILAGLVGVAILSCAGIFKWKEADDVIITGMRMMALVGFIMIAAQGFAAVIEATNQVPALVEASVNWIGDSQALAAFLMLLIGLLITLGIGSSFSTVPILAIIYVPLCIQFGFSPAATIAIIGTAAALGDAGSPASDSTLGPTSGLNMDGQHDHMKDSVIPTFIHFNIPLMIFGWIAAMVL, encoded by the coding sequence ATGTTCGCAATTCTTGCTGCTATTGGAGTCATGTTCGGACTCTCGTTGGCACGTGTACCTGTGGTTTTTGCCCTGGTCATTGGTGCTGTTACAGGTGGTTTATTGGCAGGTCTGGGCCTGCAGGGAACCTTGGACGCGTTTAACAATGGTTTGGGTGGTGGTGCCAAAATTGCCTTGGCTTACGGTATTTTAGGTGCATTTGCTTTGGCTCTGGCGCGTTCGGGTTTACCGGATTTACTGGCTTATAAAATGATCAGCACCTTAAAAGGTGAGGCCGATTTTAAAGCGCAAAACCGGGTGAAATATCTGATCTTCTTCACGGTTGCTATTGCAGCCGTGTTCTCGCAGAACGTCATTCCCGTGCATATTGCCTTCATTCCGGTACTGATTCCGCCGCTATTGATTGTATTTAACCATTTACAACTGGATCGCCGTTTGGTGGCCTGTTTGCTGACCTTTGGTCTGGTTGCCACCTATATGCTCATTCCAGTCGGTTTTGGCGCGATCTTCCTGAATGATATTCTGGGGCATAACATCAATACCTTTGGTAAGCCTTATGGTTTTGAAATTACTTATGATCAGATTCCATCTGCAATGGTCATTCCGGTCATTGGCATGCTGGTCGGGTTGTTGATTGCCATTTTCTTCTCTTACCGTAAACCACGTCTCTATAAAGATATTCATATCGAAGAGCAGCAAAGTATTTCTGCTGAACTTGGAGTAGAGCAAAACCTTAAACCTGAAATTTCGAAATTTACCATCTGGATGGCCGGTCTTGCAGTTGTAGCCACATTGGCTGTACAGCTGTATTCAGATTCAATGATTCTGGCAGGTTTAGTCGGTGTCGCGATTCTCAGCTGTGCTGGCATTTTCAAATGGAAAGAAGCGGATGATGTGATCATTACCGGTATGCGCATGATGGCGCTGGTCGGCTTTATCATGATTGCAGCACAAGGTTTTGCCGCCGTGATTGAAGCGACCAATCAGGTACCTGCACTGGTCGAAGCATCGGTCAACTGGATTGGTGACAGTCAGGCACTGGCAGCGTTCCTGATGTTGCTGATCGGCCTGTTGATTACCCTAGGCATTGGTTCATCATTTTCAACCGTGCCGATTCTGGCGATTATCTATGTACCGCTCTGTATCCAGTTCGGTTTTAGCCCGGCTGCGACCATTGCGATTATCGGGACTGCAGCAGCTTTGGGAGATGCCGGTTCTCCAGCTTCGGATTCAACTTTGGGCCCAACTTCGGGTTTAAATATGGATGGTCAGCATGACCATATGAAGGACAGTGTGATTCCAACCTTCATTCACTTCAATATTCCGTTGATGATTTTTGGCTGGATTGCAGCCATGGTTCTGTAA